From one Catenuloplanes nepalensis genomic stretch:
- a CDS encoding GNAT family N-acetyltransferase, producing MPTELRPSYPVRTERLLLRPLTLADTDALVAYRSIPDLCRFVPFHPQSRDEIQARIKGVFANHALTAEGQNLTLGMEVAATGELIGDVILFYHSRLHAGGEVGWILNPAHGGHGYATEAARAMLRLGFEELGLRRIIARIDERNVASARLARRLGMRQEARLVENEFFKGEWTTELDFAMLATEWFASHSAPSEVATG from the coding sequence ATGCCAACCGAACTGCGCCCCAGCTACCCGGTCCGCACCGAACGGCTGCTCCTCCGGCCGCTCACCCTGGCGGACACCGACGCGCTCGTCGCGTACCGCAGCATTCCGGATCTCTGTCGTTTCGTGCCGTTCCATCCGCAGAGCCGGGACGAGATCCAGGCCCGGATCAAGGGAGTGTTCGCGAACCACGCGCTGACCGCGGAGGGCCAGAACCTCACGCTCGGCATGGAGGTGGCCGCGACCGGCGAGCTGATCGGCGACGTGATCCTCTTCTATCACAGCCGGCTGCACGCGGGCGGCGAGGTCGGCTGGATCCTCAACCCGGCGCACGGCGGCCACGGCTATGCCACCGAGGCCGCCCGCGCGATGCTCCGGCTCGGCTTCGAGGAGCTGGGCCTGCGCCGGATCATCGCGCGGATCGACGAGCGCAACGTCGCCTCGGCCCGGCTGGCGCGCCGCCTGGGCATGCGTCAGGAGGCGCGCCTGGTCGAGAACGAGTTCTTCAAGGGTGAGTGGACCACGGAGCTGGACTTCGCGATGCTCGCCACCGAATGGTTCGCATCGCACTCCGCCCCTTCGGAGGTCGCTACAGGGTGA
- a CDS encoding S8 family peptidase has protein sequence MISVRRGLAATIATLMAVGASAPATAAEPEGTVLGTGGPQAIAGSYIVFLKDAAVAADAVPTTADTLTGRHGGTVVRTYQHAVRGFEAHLTERAARRLAANPVVASVTQNATVTGSDVQSPTPSWGLDRIDQRALPADNSFTHPGDAPKVTAYIIDGGINLTHTEFTGRVRSGWDFIDNDAEATDCRGHGTHVAGTIGGTTYGVAKNVELVAVRVLDCEGRGTIAGVIAGIDWVTADHEAGTPAVANMSMNAAQKVTTEDTAVSRSIADGITYVISAGNDNGANACDHSPAGVPEALTVGATGPDDTRAPFSNIGACVDLFAPGVDIVSANIGGDTASRSWSGTSMAAPHVTGAAALILADHPAYTPAEVARELLAEATPNVVGDAGTGSPNKLLYVDSTRPANDFSLAATPADGDVVAGGSTTATITGTVTGGAAQQVTLSARGLPAGATATFAPATIGSGGSTELTIATTTKTAPGTYDVLVVGTGPSATRPVWFELTVTAAAGCVGANDSNVPLESDHPVEVPITIAGCAGNAAANSTVEVHIEHTYVDDLEVRLIAPSGTNYNLLNRTGDDVDGIDYTFTHDLSAEPANGVWKLWVFDNAPSGTGDTDSWVLNLGGENLPVPVCGGVSTTDHSFADMETVQSPITVRGCDRAPSDSSYVEVRVLHPQERDLAVYLVAPDGERIDLQINQAYYTPNSFRTHIAHLAGKQANGVWTLQVSDDIWGNEPGTLDGWRLTL, from the coding sequence TTGATATCGGTACGAAGAGGCCTCGCGGCCACGATCGCCACGTTGATGGCCGTCGGCGCGAGCGCCCCCGCGACCGCCGCCGAGCCGGAGGGCACGGTGCTCGGCACCGGCGGCCCGCAGGCGATCGCCGGCTCCTACATCGTCTTCCTGAAGGACGCCGCCGTGGCCGCGGACGCGGTCCCCACCACGGCGGACACGCTGACCGGACGGCACGGCGGCACCGTCGTCCGCACGTACCAGCACGCGGTGCGCGGCTTCGAGGCGCACCTGACCGAGCGCGCGGCGCGCCGGCTGGCCGCGAACCCCGTGGTCGCGTCCGTGACCCAGAACGCCACGGTGACCGGCTCCGACGTGCAGTCGCCCACGCCGTCGTGGGGCCTGGACCGGATCGACCAGCGCGCGCTGCCGGCCGACAACAGCTTCACCCACCCCGGCGACGCCCCGAAGGTGACCGCGTACATCATCGACGGCGGCATCAACCTGACCCACACGGAGTTCACCGGCCGGGTCCGGTCCGGGTGGGACTTCATCGACAACGACGCCGAGGCCACGGACTGCCGCGGGCACGGCACGCACGTCGCCGGCACCATCGGCGGCACCACGTACGGCGTGGCCAAGAACGTCGAGCTGGTCGCGGTGCGCGTGCTCGACTGCGAGGGCCGCGGCACGATCGCCGGCGTCATCGCGGGCATCGACTGGGTCACCGCGGACCACGAGGCGGGCACGCCGGCCGTGGCGAACATGAGCATGAACGCGGCCCAGAAGGTCACCACCGAGGACACGGCGGTCAGCCGGTCCATCGCGGACGGCATCACCTACGTGATCTCGGCCGGCAACGACAACGGCGCGAACGCGTGCGACCACTCGCCCGCCGGTGTGCCGGAGGCGCTCACCGTGGGCGCGACCGGCCCGGACGACACCCGCGCGCCGTTCTCCAACATCGGTGCGTGCGTGGACCTGTTCGCGCCCGGCGTGGACATCGTCTCCGCGAACATCGGCGGCGACACCGCGTCCCGCAGCTGGAGCGGCACCTCGATGGCGGCGCCGCACGTCACCGGCGCGGCCGCGCTGATCCTGGCCGACCACCCGGCCTACACGCCGGCGGAGGTGGCCCGGGAGCTGCTGGCCGAGGCCACGCCGAACGTGGTCGGCGACGCCGGCACCGGCTCACCGAACAAGCTGCTCTACGTCGACTCCACCCGGCCGGCGAACGACTTCTCGCTCGCGGCCACGCCCGCGGACGGTGACGTGGTCGCGGGCGGCAGCACCACCGCCACGATCACCGGCACCGTCACCGGCGGCGCGGCACAGCAGGTCACGCTGAGCGCGCGCGGGCTGCCGGCCGGCGCGACCGCCACGTTCGCGCCCGCGACGATCGGCTCCGGTGGCAGCACCGAGCTGACGATCGCGACCACCACGAAGACCGCGCCCGGCACGTACGACGTGCTGGTCGTCGGCACCGGCCCGAGCGCGACCCGCCCGGTCTGGTTCGAGCTGACCGTCACGGCCGCGGCCGGCTGCGTCGGCGCGAACGACAGCAACGTCCCGCTCGAGAGCGACCACCCGGTCGAGGTGCCGATCACGATCGCCGGCTGCGCCGGGAACGCGGCCGCGAACAGCACGGTCGAGGTGCACATCGAGCACACCTACGTCGACGACCTCGAGGTGCGGCTGATCGCGCCGAGCGGCACGAACTACAACCTGCTCAACCGGACCGGCGACGACGTGGACGGGATCGACTACACGTTCACCCACGACCTGTCCGCGGAGCCGGCGAACGGCGTGTGGAAGCTGTGGGTGTTCGACAACGCGCCGAGCGGCACCGGCGACACCGACTCCTGGGTGCTGAACCTGGGCGGCGAGAACCTGCCGGTGCCGGTCTGCGGCGGCGTCTCCACCACCGACCACTCGTTCGCCGACATGGAGACGGTGCAGAGCCCGATCACGGTCCGTGGTTGCGACCGCGCGCCGTCCGACAGCAGCTACGTCGAGGTCCGCGTCCTGCACCCGCAGGAGCGGGACCTGGCCGTCTACCTCGTCGCGCCGGACGGTGAGCGGATCGACCTGCAGATCAACCAGGCGTACTACACGCCGAACTCGTTCCGCACCCACATCGCCCACCTGGCCGGCAAGCAGGCGAACGGCGTGTGGACGCTGCAGGTGTCGGACGACATCTGGGGCAACGAGCCCGGCACGCTGGACGGCTGGAGGCTCACCCTGTAG
- a CDS encoding diguanylate cyclase: MARPVLVSLNIGAGPPIGSSMSDGVVYDSVRTSIVRDAGEPGVLIKAPRGPHGARRIVHERAVLARLAGVQGVQQLAPADGCEDRLALIDYDAPTLAESCAQRPMDSDELLRFAIGLAETVTGMHARGVVHRDLNPARILADGEPRRPILIDFGLATTVAEERPEFTHHSEIEGTLPYLAPELTGRTGWPVDQRADLYALGATLYELASGAPPFGRDGDTLDLIRQHLSATPAPLTGVPAQFAAVVARLLEKEPGRRYQSAGGLLHDLRRLAAEPDAEFPPGEHDFPARLVPPARLVGRDDELETLRRAFRDAVAGRTRCLLVSGSPGVGKSSLIDQLRPTVTDAGGWFVSARFDALRRGADVSPVRLAVATIARMLLAEPEEELIEARWRLRDALGIEAGLLAEIVPDFRTVLGIPAGESPGHPPLAGATTEPADPRTATARLARVGLKLLQVVARPDRPVVLVLDDIQWAGPAPLGLIDEVVGADDLTGLLLVGTYRDAELDAAHPLTALLQRWQRMPDPPVRMELANLGDADVGGLLAELLRLPAVDAAGLAAAVAERTGGNPFDTVVLVNALRREGVLTPGPDGWRWDPDALRRHIGDGDVLGLLGARIAALPDATAELVADLACLGGHLSGPVLAALTGGEPETVLGPALTDGLLVAEGADGVRFRHDRVRQAAYTGPEPEERRARHLRLARRLADRPGCGGAAAEQYQLAAADVTDPAERRRAVELLVAAAGQARLISNFAATEKLLSAAATLLPDPGGDLRLAIDTERHAALVGLARLDEADAAYRAITAVAAPLRLAPATTLQVGSLLMRGRAEEGCALGLGVLAALGHPVPDVPADAVDDGADLVSAWVAAPDDLPENTDPGTAAAGMLINQLLLCAYMGRPGLVPWLVSEAVRLRVRGGPCRELTGPMAHVMFLTVLARDDYRTGYLAALQVLTESESRGYEPATSQARYLCAMSALPWFEPLEETLRQLRRAREGMLAAGDQGNACIAYWVSVPVMMDCGGTLDDLAAEVDQGLALAARTGNDLISGGLAGWREMVRVLRGAEPTVRFSRDENLARVRDVPIAAAYLIFTEALVAAISGDDDALDRTSVEDAMCVGVATPLSLTGCFLRCLALAARLRRPGALHRADLLAELDRNRLWLAARAAQGPANIAHLHLCVEAERAAVDGDFDGAIRFYDEALQLAGRRRPWHRALIAERAGRYHLAEGLRFAGERLIMDAFRWYGEWGAAGVCARLAAEFPFLRHAARPSTGSTTITSDAVDLPAVLRASQALSSTTRVGRLQEQVAEVLAALTGATGVRLVLRDVEAGGWFLLGADEDVIPLAEAAGQLPLTAIRYAERTGVPLLIGDTSEDDRFRGDAYLRSVPACSLLIVPILSRGEPRGLLVLESRHGRDAFAVTGIDAVQLIAGQLSVSLDNALLYASLERKVAERTEALRAANEQLELLAVTDPLTGLANRRRLAEVLEESWRRAVRPGLSLAVALIDIDRFKLYNDYYGHPAGDECLSEVARTLLRAVRDTDTVARFGGEEFAAVLPGADLPTAVAVAERMRSAVEALDHRHELSDHGIVTVSVGVAAVIPDRIGRHESLVKLADESLYAAKAAGRNRVVAHDP, encoded by the coding sequence ATGGCGAGGCCGGTCCTGGTTTCCCTCAACATCGGGGCCGGCCCGCCGATCGGGTCGTCGATGAGCGACGGCGTCGTCTACGACAGCGTGCGCACGAGCATCGTCCGGGACGCCGGCGAGCCGGGCGTGCTGATCAAGGCGCCGCGCGGGCCGCACGGTGCCCGGCGGATCGTGCACGAGCGCGCGGTCCTGGCCCGGCTGGCCGGCGTCCAGGGCGTGCAGCAGCTCGCGCCGGCCGACGGGTGCGAGGACCGGCTGGCACTGATCGATTACGACGCGCCCACGCTCGCGGAGAGCTGCGCGCAGCGGCCGATGGACTCGGACGAGCTGCTGCGCTTCGCGATCGGGCTGGCCGAGACGGTGACCGGCATGCACGCGCGCGGCGTGGTGCACAGGGACCTCAACCCGGCGAGGATTCTGGCCGACGGTGAACCGCGGCGGCCGATCCTGATCGACTTCGGGCTGGCCACCACGGTCGCGGAGGAGCGGCCCGAGTTCACCCACCACTCCGAGATCGAGGGCACGCTGCCGTACCTGGCGCCGGAGCTGACAGGGCGCACCGGCTGGCCGGTCGACCAGCGCGCGGACCTGTACGCGCTCGGCGCCACGCTCTACGAACTGGCGTCCGGCGCGCCGCCGTTCGGCCGGGACGGCGACACGCTCGACCTGATCCGCCAGCACCTCTCCGCCACGCCCGCGCCGCTGACCGGTGTCCCCGCCCAGTTCGCCGCGGTCGTGGCGCGGCTGCTGGAGAAGGAGCCGGGCCGCCGCTATCAGAGCGCCGGGGGCCTGCTGCACGACCTGCGCCGGCTGGCCGCGGAGCCGGACGCCGAGTTTCCGCCCGGTGAACACGACTTCCCGGCGCGGCTGGTCCCGCCCGCGCGGCTGGTCGGCCGGGACGACGAGCTGGAGACGTTGCGCCGGGCGTTCCGGGACGCGGTCGCCGGCCGTACCCGCTGCCTGCTGGTCTCCGGGTCTCCGGGGGTCGGTAAGAGCAGCCTGATCGATCAGCTTCGGCCCACGGTGACCGACGCGGGTGGCTGGTTCGTCTCCGCCAGGTTCGACGCGCTCCGGCGCGGTGCGGACGTCAGCCCGGTCCGGCTCGCGGTCGCCACCATCGCCCGCATGCTGCTCGCCGAGCCGGAGGAGGAGCTGATCGAGGCGCGCTGGCGGCTGCGCGACGCGCTCGGCATCGAGGCCGGCCTGCTCGCGGAGATCGTCCCGGACTTCCGGACCGTGCTCGGCATACCGGCCGGTGAGAGCCCCGGCCACCCGCCCCTGGCCGGAGCGACCACCGAGCCCGCGGACCCGCGCACCGCGACCGCCCGGCTCGCCCGCGTGGGCCTGAAGCTGCTGCAGGTGGTGGCGCGCCCGGACCGGCCGGTGGTGCTGGTGCTCGACGACATCCAGTGGGCCGGGCCGGCGCCGCTGGGCCTGATCGACGAGGTGGTGGGCGCGGACGACCTGACCGGGCTGCTGCTGGTCGGCACGTACCGGGACGCGGAACTGGATGCGGCCCACCCGCTCACCGCGCTGCTGCAGCGCTGGCAGCGGATGCCCGATCCGCCGGTACGGATGGAGCTGGCCAACCTCGGCGACGCGGACGTGGGCGGGCTGCTGGCCGAACTGCTCCGGCTGCCGGCCGTGGACGCGGCCGGGCTCGCCGCCGCGGTGGCCGAGCGCACCGGCGGCAACCCGTTCGACACGGTGGTGCTGGTCAACGCGCTGCGCCGGGAGGGCGTGCTGACGCCCGGCCCGGACGGCTGGCGCTGGGACCCGGACGCGCTGCGCCGGCACATCGGCGACGGTGACGTGCTCGGCCTGCTCGGCGCCCGGATCGCGGCGCTGCCCGATGCCACCGCGGAGCTGGTGGCGGACCTGGCCTGCCTCGGCGGCCACCTCTCCGGCCCGGTGCTGGCCGCGCTGACCGGCGGCGAGCCGGAGACCGTGCTCGGGCCGGCGCTGACGGACGGGCTGCTGGTCGCGGAGGGCGCGGACGGCGTGCGGTTCCGGCACGACCGGGTGCGGCAGGCGGCGTACACCGGGCCGGAACCGGAGGAGCGCCGCGCCCGGCACCTCCGGCTGGCCCGGCGGCTCGCGGACCGGCCCGGATGCGGTGGGGCCGCGGCGGAGCAGTACCAGCTGGCCGCCGCGGACGTCACCGACCCGGCGGAGCGGCGGCGCGCGGTCGAGCTGCTGGTCGCGGCGGCCGGGCAGGCGCGCCTGATCTCGAACTTCGCGGCCACCGAGAAGCTGCTGTCCGCCGCGGCCACGCTGCTGCCGGACCCGGGCGGCGACCTCCGGCTCGCGATCGACACCGAGCGGCACGCCGCGCTCGTCGGGCTGGCGCGGCTGGACGAGGCGGACGCGGCCTACCGCGCGATCACGGCCGTGGCCGCGCCGCTGCGGCTGGCACCGGCCACCACGCTGCAGGTGGGCAGCCTGCTGATGCGCGGCCGGGCGGAGGAGGGGTGCGCGCTCGGCCTCGGCGTGCTGGCCGCGCTCGGCCACCCGGTGCCGGACGTGCCGGCGGACGCGGTGGACGACGGGGCCGACCTGGTGTCCGCGTGGGTGGCGGCCCCGGACGACCTGCCGGAGAACACCGACCCGGGCACGGCCGCGGCCGGGATGCTGATCAATCAGCTGCTGCTGTGCGCGTACATGGGCCGGCCCGGCCTCGTACCGTGGCTGGTCTCCGAGGCGGTCCGGCTGCGCGTGCGGGGCGGCCCGTGCCGCGAGCTGACCGGGCCGATGGCGCACGTCATGTTCCTCACCGTGCTCGCGCGCGACGACTACCGCACCGGCTATCTCGCCGCGCTCCAGGTCCTGACCGAGAGCGAGAGCCGGGGGTACGAACCGGCGACCTCACAGGCCCGCTACCTGTGCGCGATGTCCGCGCTGCCGTGGTTCGAGCCGCTCGAGGAGACGCTCCGCCAGCTCCGCCGCGCCCGGGAGGGCATGCTGGCCGCCGGCGACCAGGGCAACGCGTGCATCGCGTACTGGGTGAGCGTGCCGGTGATGATGGACTGCGGCGGCACGCTCGACGACCTGGCCGCCGAGGTCGACCAGGGGCTCGCGCTGGCCGCCCGCACCGGAAACGACCTGATCAGCGGCGGTCTGGCCGGCTGGCGGGAGATGGTCCGGGTGCTGCGCGGCGCCGAGCCCACCGTCCGTTTCTCCAGGGACGAGAACCTCGCGCGGGTACGGGACGTGCCGATCGCCGCCGCGTACCTGATCTTCACGGAGGCGCTGGTCGCGGCGATCTCCGGCGACGACGACGCGCTGGACCGCACGTCGGTCGAGGACGCGATGTGCGTCGGCGTCGCCACCCCGCTCAGCCTGACCGGCTGCTTCCTGCGCTGCCTCGCACTCGCCGCGCGACTCCGCCGTCCCGGTGCGCTCCATCGCGCGGACCTGCTGGCCGAACTGGACCGGAACCGGCTCTGGCTGGCCGCGCGCGCGGCACAGGGACCGGCGAACATCGCCCACCTGCATCTGTGCGTGGAGGCGGAACGCGCGGCCGTGGACGGCGACTTCGACGGCGCGATCCGCTTCTACGACGAGGCGCTGCAACTGGCCGGGCGCCGGCGTCCGTGGCACCGCGCGTTGATCGCGGAGCGGGCCGGCCGGTACCACCTGGCCGAGGGCCTGCGCTTCGCCGGCGAGCGCCTGATCATGGACGCGTTCCGCTGGTACGGCGAGTGGGGCGCGGCCGGCGTCTGCGCGCGGCTGGCCGCCGAGTTCCCGTTCCTGCGGCACGCCGCCCGCCCGTCCACCGGCAGCACCACGATCACCTCGGACGCGGTCGATCTGCCGGCGGTGCTGCGCGCGTCGCAGGCGCTCAGCTCCACCACCCGGGTCGGCAGGCTGCAGGAGCAGGTCGCCGAGGTGCTGGCCGCGCTGACCGGCGCGACCGGCGTCCGCCTGGTGCTGCGCGACGTGGAGGCCGGCGGCTGGTTCCTGCTCGGCGCGGACGAGGACGTGATCCCGCTCGCCGAGGCGGCCGGGCAGCTGCCGCTGACCGCCATCCGGTACGCGGAGCGCACCGGTGTCCCGCTGCTGATCGGCGACACGTCGGAGGACGACCGGTTCCGCGGTGATGCGTACCTGCGGTCCGTACCCGCGTGCTCGCTCTTGATCGTCCCGATTCTCAGCCGCGGTGAGCCGCGCGGGCTGCTGGTGCTGGAGAGCCGTCACGGGCGCGACGCGTTCGCGGTCACCGGCATCGACGCGGTGCAGCTGATCGCCGGCCAGCTGTCCGTGTCGCTGGACAACGCGCTGCTCTACGCCAGCCTGGAACGCAAGGTCGCGGAACGCACCGAGGCGCTGCGCGCCGCCAACGAACAGCTCGAACTGCTCGCCGTCACCGACCCGCTCACCGGCCTGGCCAATCGCCGCCGCCTCGCCGAGGTGCTGGAGGAGTCCTGGCGCCGCGCGGTTCGCCCGGGCCTGTCGCTGGCCGTGGCGCTCATCGACATCGATCGGTTCAAGCTGTACAACGACTACTACGGCCACCCGGCGGGCGACGAATGCCTGAGCGAGGTCGCCCGCACCCTGCTCCGCGCCGTCCGGGACACCGACACGGTCGCCCGCTTCGGCGGCGAGGAGTTCGCCGCCGTGCTCCCCGGCGCGGACCTTCCGACCGCGGTCGCGGTCGCCGAGCGCATGCGTTCCGCCGTCGAGGCCCTCGACCATCGCCACGAACTCTCCGACCACGGCATCGTCACCGTCAGCGTCGGCGTGGCCGCCGTCATCCCGGACCGCATCGGCCGCCACGAATCCCTGGTCAAACTCGCCGACGAATCCCTCTACGCCGCCAAGGCAGCCGGCCGCAACCGCGTCGTGGCCCACGATCCGTGA